In one window of Mytilus galloprovincialis chromosome 6, xbMytGall1.hap1.1, whole genome shotgun sequence DNA:
- the LOC143079334 gene encoding uncharacterized protein LOC143079334, whose protein sequence is MWTCNACFPSTMIEGTIHKEIHHLVNILWYLDGNKQKIMDRSALVKEIHPIPQRFLDNFNNFNDWQKKKQKAPFLSSEKLKTHSSALFSLISLSYTHTWGDLRKDLEAFALSLDSYASFLDSSNDCQQKRHQLSRPVRQIDEHSSLHHFDGSELNQKYSLLEEALSRKDMYQYILFDEKLHAGCLFKTSVEKFYFFSHIQLSFPVDMMKYSPGGSFGTVVFFWKTPEGRKDDEIMTSAVKVVSRLKPSLPEFHTRQMRKEFYTKFCHLPVSATGNTVPPHILRAIYRELTLDATADQNKALDERVRQALLAEDSDLVTDLRHINPGRPGDTFNDFFENLHQKVEQMVAADERRHNVEHMATYLSVRDLKEQVEKDLEPGSAIPSESSILYAFVPKNSHANTAKLYKSKIPLQFKIQTRQLRVSHQDDHYCSAVFKYIRQFAIKFRDCCKLLCIDDKAKIDYGEPGMAVSSGVRGKKSIVPSNVSLSALDHDLQTKGSVTPSVSLDVSIPESIDDTFYRGKVSVIYKDSIFMPSSPWRHATEICQMLQASGEVPPLVILFSDGGPDHRITYHAVKLSLIVMFKKLDLDMLVAGRTAPGNSWVNPAERIMSLLNIAAQNVAFTRSEMNSEMEQIIKSANSMSEIRSKAEKNPRLKTSWIESVQTVIDILIERTKRVALKAVPFDCPTPSDLADVKAFEHLVKEMVDGTLQQGQYQEKHVSKKADYMKFLEDHCRQRAYMFQIRKCQNINCCRPSRSGITFPWVPDPMMQVDKNHYEPFEKVLGTDTNESDKPSAQNTKTSVVAEQMQGIRNAGLVGQNVRRTVACYECGKPRCIYAKKSLTSREARTLNRMLEKHDYTCGCIIVPEDDTLHGIVHTRLQMDCRTPVEFSYYADNTPIRLQKDICCYCASPNSEKDAEELAKFKVVLPICNDCKNSGKPIIKRNPKKN, encoded by the exons ATGTGGACGTGTAATGCTTGTTTTCCAAGTACAATGATAGAAGGTACCATACATAAAGAAATACATCACCTTGTCAATATTCTGTGGTATTTAGATGGCAATAAACAAAAGATAATGGATCGCAGTGCATTGGTGAAAGAAATTCATCCCATACCACAAAG ATTCCTTGATAACTTCAACAATTTTAATGATTggcagaaaaagaaacagaaagcACCCTTTCTTTCTTCTGAAAAACTGAAGACCCACAGCTCTGCACTGTTTTCCTTGATTTCATTATCTTACACACATACATGGGGTGACCTGAGAAAGGATCTTGAAGCTTTTGCCTTGTCTCTTGATTCGTATGCATCATTTCTTGATTCTAGTAATGATTGTCAACAGAAACGTCATCAATTAAGCAGACCAGTCCGTCAAATTGATGAACATTCCTCATTACACCATTTTGATGGATCTGAACTGAACCAGAAATATTCACTTTTAGAAGAAGCTCTGTCCAGAAAAGACATGtatcaatacattttatttgatgaaaaattacATGCTGGTTGTTTGTTTAAAACAAGTGTAGAAAAGTTCTACTTTTTCAGTCATATTCAACTGTCATTTCCTGTTGATATGATGAAATACTCACCTGGGGGGTCATTTGGCACTGTTGTCTTTTTCTGGAAGACACCTGAAGGACGAAAGGATGATGAAATAATGACATCAGCTGTTAAAGTTGTATCTAGACTAAAACCTAGCTTACCTGAATTCCACACTCGCCAAATGCGAAAAGAGTTTTACACCAAATTTTGTCATTTACCTGTATCTGCAACTGGCAACACTGTTCCACCACATATACTGAGAGCTATATATAGGGAACTTACTCTAGATGCAACAGCAGACCAGAATAAAGCTCTTGATGAGAGAGTAAGGCAAGCTTTGCTTGCAGAAGACTCAGATCTAGTTACTGATCTTAGACATATAAATCCAGGAAGACCCGGGGACACGTTCAATGATTTTTTTGAAAACCTACATCAAAAAGTTGAACAGATGGTTGCTGCAGATGAGCGACGTCATAATGTGGAGCACATGGCTACTTACCTGTCGGTTCGTGATTTAAAGGAACAAGTAGAGAAGGATCTGGAACCAGGTTCTGCTATTCCCAGTGAGTCATCAATACTCTATGCATTTGTACCAAAGAATTCACATGCAAATACTGCCAAGTTGTATAAATCCAAAATTCCACTTCAATTTAAAATCCAAACAAGACAGTTGCGTGTTTCACATCAGGATGATCACTACTGTTCAGCTGTATTCAAGTACATAAGACAATTTGCTATAAAGTTTCGAGATTGCTGCAAGCTTTTATGCATTGATGATAAGGCTAAAATTGACTATGGAGAGCCTGGCATGGCAGTTTCCAGTGGAGTAAGAGGAAAGAAATCAATTGTTCCATCCAATGTTTCCCTTTCAGCTTTGGATCATGATCTACAGACCAAGGGGTCTGTCACTCCCTCTGTTTCCTTAGATGTTTCCATACCTGAGAGTATTGACGACACTTTTTACAGAGGAAAGGTATCTGTTATCTACAAAGACTCGATTTTTATGCCTAGTTCACCTTGGAGGCATGCAACTGAAATATGTCAAATGTTACAAGCATCTGGAGAAGTACCACCACTTGTTATTCTCTTCTCTGATGGAGGACCAGACCATCGCATTACTTACCACGCAGTTAAGTTGTCTCTTATAGTCATGTTTAAAAAACTAGATCTTGATATGCTAGTTGCGGGGCGCACTGCACCTGGGAACAGTTGGGTCAATCCAGCGGAACGTATCATGTCTTTATTGAATATTGCTGCGCAAAATGTTGCCTTTACTAGAAGTGAAATGAATAGCGAGATGGAACAGATTATAAAGAGTGCCAACTCGATGAGTGAGATTAGGTCTAAAGCTGAAAAGAACCCAAGATTGAAAACTTCATGGATAGAATCTGTCCAGACtgttattgatattttaattgaaaggACCAAAAGGGTGGCATTGAAAGCTGTTCCATTTGATTGTCCAACACCTTCAGACCTAGCAGATGTAAAGGCTTTTGAACATTTGGTAAAAGAAATGGTTGATGGAACTTTACAACAGGGACAATATCAGGAGAAACATGTATCTAAGAAAGCAG ATTATATGAAATTTCTTGAGGATCACTGCCGGCAGAGAGCCTACATGTTCCAgataagaaaatgtcaaaatatcaactgTTGTCGTCCTTCTAGATCAGGAATTACATTTCCATGGGTGCCAGATCCAATGATgcaagttgacaaaaatcactaCGAACCTTTTGAAAAAGTACTAGGAACTGACACAAATGAGTCTGATAAACCTTCAGCCCAAAATACAAAGACATCAGTTGTTGCTGAACAGATGCAG ggCATTCGTAATGCTGGTTTAGTTGGACAAAATGTCAGACGAACAGTTGCATGTTATGAGTGTGGTAAACCACGTTGCATCTATGCTAAAAAATCCTTAACAAGCAGAGAAGCCAGGACATTGAATAGAATGTTAGAGAAACATGATTATACCTGTGGCTGTATCATTGTTCCAGAAG ATGACACACTTCATGGTATAGTTCACACTAGGCTGCAAATGGATTGCAGAACTCCTGTAGAATTTAGTTACTATGCTGACAACACTCCAATAAGACTACAGAAGGACATTTGTTGTTATTGTGCATCACCTAATTCTGAAAAAGATGCTGAAGAACTTGCCAAATTCAAAGTTGTACTCCCTATTTGTAATGATTGCAAGAATAGTGGGAAACCCATTATAAAAAGAAACCCAAAGAAAAACTAA
- the LOC143079329 gene encoding uncharacterized protein LOC143079329, which translates to MEEYFTVSSSVNIKTNNKQKSVVVNRLYRFRQSKTWNDVFDDIMDEDAADIRKTDTITVSVSNKYGTECFEPDFNEPISVVKQFDSSLKYAVFTIDRCEDNKCETTPVPAKKDAFQLLMERRCQINRRPTKILKDVEKMNGKELLFNEVCEHMWTCNACFPSTMIEGTIHKEIHHLVNILWYLDGNKQKIMDRSALVKEIHPIPQRFLDNFNNFNDWQKKKQKAPFLSSEKLKTHSSALFSLISLSYTHTWGDLRKDLEAFALSLDSYASFLDSSNDCQQKRHQLSRPVRQIDEHSSLHHFDGSELNQKYSLLEEALSRKDMYQYILFDEKLHAGCLFKTSVEKFYFFSHIQLSFPVDMMKYSPGGSFGTVVFFWKTPEGRKDDEIMTSAVKVVSRLKPSLPEFHTRQMRKEFYTKFCHLPVSATGNTVPPHILRAIYRELTLDATADQNKALDERVRQALLAEDSDLVTDLRHINPGRPGDTFNDFFENLHQKVEQMVAADERRHNVEHMATYLSVRDLKEQVEKDLEPGSAIPSESSILYAFVPKNSHANTAKLYKSKIPLQFKIQTRQLRVSHQDDHYCSAVFKYIRQFAIKFRDCCKLLCIDDKAKIDYGEPGMAVSSGVRGKKSIVPSNVSLSALDHDLQTKGSVTPSVSLDVSIPESIDDTFYRGKVSVIYKDSIFMPSSPWRHATEICQMLQASGEVPPLVILFSDGGPDHRITYHAVKLSLIVMFKKLDLDMLVAGRTAPGNSWVNPAERIMSLLNIAAQNVAFTRSEMNSEMEQIIKSANSMSEIRSKAEKNPRLKTSWIESVQTVIDILIERTKRVALKAVPFDCPTPSDLADVKAFEHLVKEMVDGTLQQGQYQEKHVSKKADYMKFLEDHCRQRAYMFQIRKCQNINCCRPSRSGITFPWVPDPMMQVDKNHYEPFEKVLGTDTNESDKPSAQNTKTSVVAEQMQGIRNAGLVGQNVRRTVACYECGKPRCIYAKKSLTSREARTLNRMLEKHDYTCGCIIVPEDDTLHGIVHTRLQMDCRTPVEFSYYADNTPIRLQKDICCYCASPNSEKDAEELAKFKVVLPICNDCKNSGKPIIKRNPKKN; encoded by the exons ATGGAAGAGTATTTCACCGTGTCGTCTTCTGTAAATATTAAaactaataataaacaaaaaagtgtGGTAGTAAATCGTTTGTACAGATTTAGACAAAGCAAGACATGGAATGATGTATTTGACGATATCATGGACGAAGATGCTGCAGATATCCGTAAAACTGACACGATAACCGTGTCAGTGTCAAACAAATATGGAACAGAATGTTTTGAACCGGACTTTAATGAGCCAATATCTGTTGTCAAACAGTTTGACAGCAGTCTAAAGTATGCAGTTTTTACAATCGATCGTTGTGAAGACAACAAATGCGAAACAACGCCTGTACCTGCAAAGAAGGACGCATTTCAATTGCTTATGGAGCGACGATGCCAAATAAATAGGAGGCCAACCAAAATACttaaagatgtagagaaaatgaatg gaaaAGAATTACTTTTCAATGAGGTCTGTGAACATATGTGGACGTGTAATGCTTGTTTTCCAAGTACAATGATAGAAGGTACCATACATAAAGAAATACATCACCTTGTCAATATTCTGTGGTATTTAGATGGCAATAAACAAAAGATAATGGATCGCAGTGCATTGGTGAAAGAAATTCATCCCATACCACAAAG ATTCCTTGATAACTTCAACAATTTTAATGATTggcagaaaaagaaacagaaagcACCCTTTCTTTCTTCTGAAAAACTGAAGACCCACAGCTCTGCACTGTTTTCCTTGATTTCATTATCTTACACACATACATGGGGTGACCTGAGAAAGGATCTTGAAGCTTTTGCCTTGTCTCTTGATTCGTATGCATCATTTCTTGATTCTAGTAATGATTGTCAACAGAAACGTCATCAATTAAGCAGACCAGTCCGTCAAATTGATGAACATTCCTCATTACACCATTTTGATGGATCTGAACTGAACCAGAAATATTCACTTTTAGAAGAAGCTCTGTCCAGAAAAGACATGtatcaatacattttatttgatgaaaaattacATGCTGGTTGTTTGTTTAAAACAAGTGTAGAAAAGTTCTACTTTTTCAGTCATATTCAACTGTCATTTCCTGTTGATATGATGAAATACTCACCTGGGGGGTCATTTGGCACTGTTGTCTTTTTCTGGAAGACACCTGAAGGACGAAAGGATGATGAAATAATGACATCAGCTGTTAAAGTTGTATCTAGACTAAAACCTAGCTTACCTGAATTCCACACTCGCCAAATGCGAAAAGAGTTTTACACCAAATTTTGTCATTTACCTGTATCTGCAACTGGCAACACTGTTCCACCACATATACTGAGAGCTATATATAGGGAACTTACTCTAGATGCAACAGCAGACCAGAATAAAGCTCTTGATGAGAGAGTAAGGCAAGCTTTGCTTGCAGAAGACTCAGATCTAGTTACTGATCTTAGACATATAAATCCAGGAAGACCCGGGGACACGTTCAATGATTTTTTTGAAAACCTACATCAAAAAGTTGAACAGATGGTTGCTGCAGATGAGCGACGTCATAATGTGGAGCACATGGCTACTTACCTGTCGGTTCGTGATTTAAAGGAACAAGTAGAGAAGGATCTGGAACCAGGTTCTGCTATTCCCAGTGAGTCATCAATACTCTATGCATTTGTACCAAAGAATTCACATGCAAATACTGCCAAGTTGTATAAATCCAAAATTCCACTTCAATTTAAAATCCAAACAAGACAGTTGCGTGTTTCACATCAGGATGATCACTACTGTTCAGCTGTATTCAAGTACATAAGACAATTTGCTATAAAGTTTCGAGATTGCTGCAAGCTTTTATGCATTGATGATAAGGCTAAAATTGACTATGGAGAGCCTGGCATGGCAGTTTCCAGTGGAGTAAGAGGAAAGAAATCAATTGTTCCATCCAATGTTTCCCTTTCAGCTTTGGATCATGATCTACAGACCAAGGGGTCTGTCACTCCCTCTGTTTCCTTAGATGTTTCCATACCTGAGAGTATTGACGACACTTTTTACAGAGGAAAGGTATCTGTTATCTACAAAGACTCGATTTTTATGCCTAGTTCACCTTGGAGGCATGCAACTGAAATATGTCAAATGTTACAAGCATCTGGAGAAGTACCACCACTTGTTATTCTCTTCTCTGATGGAGGACCAGACCATCGCATTACTTACCACGCAGTTAAGTTGTCTCTTATAGTCATGTTTAAAAAACTAGATCTTGATATGCTAGTTGCGGGGCGCACTGCACCTGGGAACAGTTGGGTCAATCCAGCGGAACGTATCATGTCTTTATTGAATATTGCTGCGCAAAATGTTGCCTTTACTAGAAGTGAAATGAATAGCGAGATGGAACAGATTATAAAGAGTGCCAACTCGATGAGTGAGATTAGGTCTAAAGCTGAAAAGAACCCAAGATTGAAAACTTCATGGATAGAATCTGTCCAGACtgttattgatattttaattgaaaggACCAAAAGGGTGGCATTGAAAGCTGTTCCATTTGATTGTCCAACACCTTCAGACCTAGCAGATGTAAAGGCTTTTGAACATTTGGTAAAAGAAATGGTTGATGGAACTTTACAACAGGGACAATATCAGGAGAAACATGTATCTAAGAAAGCAG ATTATATGAAATTTCTTGAGGATCACTGCCGGCAGAGAGCCTACATGTTCCAgataagaaaatgtcaaaatatcaactgTTGTCGTCCTTCTAGATCAGGAATTACATTTCCATGGGTGCCAGATCCAATGATgcaagttgacaaaaatcactaCGAACCTTTTGAAAAAGTACTAGGAACTGACACAAATGAGTCTGATAAACCTTCAGCCCAAAATACAAAGACATCAGTTGTTGCTGAACAGATGCAG ggCATTCGTAATGCTGGTTTAGTTGGACAAAATGTCAGACGAACAGTTGCATGTTATGAGTGTGGTAAACCACGTTGCATCTATGCTAAAAAATCCTTAACAAGCAGAGAAGCCAGGACATTGAATAGAATGTTAGAGAAACATGATTATACCTGTGGCTGTATCATTGTTCCAGAAG ATGACACACTTCATGGTATAGTTCACACTAGGCTGCAAATGGATTGCAGAACTCCTGTAGAATTTAGTTACTATGCTGACAACACTCCAATAAGACTACAGAAGGACATTTGTTGTTATTGTGCATCACCTAATTCTGAAAAAGATGCTGAAGAACTTGCCAAATTCAAAGTTGTACTCCCTATTTGTAATGATTGCAAGAATAGTGGGAAACCCATTATAAAAAGAAACCCAAAGAAAAACTAA